A stretch of DNA from Arachis hypogaea cultivar Tifrunner chromosome 19, arahy.Tifrunner.gnm2.J5K5, whole genome shotgun sequence:
CATTAGCAAAAAAGTAACAATATAAGATGAGAAAAAGAAGAGTGAAGCTTACACTATCGCTAACCGGAGCGAGAGATGCCAAGCTGGGACCGGGAGCTCCAGCAGCCGGTGAGAGAGCAGGAACCGGCGATAGTGCAGGTGCCGTACTCTTCAGGGGAGCAGGAGAAGTTGCCGGAGGAGATGAAAGAGGGGTTGGCGTGAGCGCGGGAGGAGGGACGGCGGGTGGTGGTACTGCCGGCGGTGGTGTGGCTGGAGGTGGAGAGAATGGTGGAGGAGAGGCAGGGGGAGGAGAGGCCGGAGGAGGAGATGCGGGTGGCGGAGAGGAGGTTACCGGCGGAGGAGTGGCTGCGGGTGGAGGAGACGACTGTTGTTGTGGGGGAGGAGATGACTGCTGTTGTGGGGGCGGAGATGATTGCTGCTGCTGTGGAGGAGAAGACTGAACGGGAGGAGCAGGAGAAGATGGAGGAGTGGGAGGAGCAGGAGAAGATGGAGGAGTGGGAGGAGCCGGGGTGGAGGTCGGTGGAGaaggggtggtggtggtgggagtTGGAGGAGTTGGGggagattgttgttgttgttgagcaGCGACTCCGGCGGCGGTCACAATGCAGACGAAACCGGCAAACAGAATGGTTGCTCTGTCCATCATGGCACTAGTATTTtactcttctccttctcttcttcttcaaagtTGGGAGGGTTAAGTGGAAGAggcaaggagagaagaagaagaatatataGGCGTAATGGTAACTGAGTGAAACACAAGCTTTTCAATTTCGGACAAATTTCGCTCTATGTTGATATGCTACATGGGATCATGTggaatcttcttcttcatccatgCATTACTATCAACATATATTTTTACGGTTCTGCTACGTTACCAACATATCTGCTAACTTCtgtcaactcttatttataattgtgtttcatggaagtatgttcgtagatgtgtctaataaaaatttcttttttatagctatgtttaataaaaatgtctttatagatatattttctggatgcgtctctttatatatgtatttaaaatatattaattattagacacatcaaCGAACACACTTtcataaaacacaattataaataagagtctgcagaagttggcagataatacGTTGATACCCTATACTTTCCATATTTTTAGGAGAGTGTTAGGCAAATAATGATCATCTTGAAtaatatgaacaaccaccaatcaaataaaaatacactacatccTAATTTAGtgttactaattaaatttaagattaatttactcttttaatcctattaattcattcacacattatttaaaaatgttgtctatacctttttatagttttattgtaTAAACATCAATGCTACTTGTAtaatactaaaattaactatcaaattcagttaccaatataaaatatatattaaaatataaatatatattaaagataaattaaatcaaatatttttttacacaaatatattagtgattagtgattgattttaattattcattttgatatacaaataatatttttattgtataaaatattaaaaattaaatttctttaGCAAGGTACTCTAGAGAAACATAAAGCTAGCTggctaaaaataaagaaagattAGGAATTCAggatttattgtttttatttgttaCTTAACTATCAAGtcaattcttttaaattaataatctaaaccacatactttttaatttttaatatttaaattttttaattcctTTTAGTCTTACATTATATATGTAAATTGGTGTCAATTTTTTTCAAGTATCATTCTTATATATctataaaatgtatttttttaatttctcatatttgaatttaatttttttattaaaaattatcatatttattgttattatacatattaattttttatttttactaaaaatggATTAATAAGTGTGTGCCTATTAGTTAGTCTACCAAAACTTATTAGGGTGTGATTAAAGAGaaacaaaaataagataaaaacttgtatgtagttatttttatataaaattaatagtaaaaaattattagataatttaataaatttgactaaattattatttaataatttttaactattaattctaCTCTAAATAAACTTTTATAGGGAGAACAAAAAGTCAACTttggcttctttttttttttcggtgaCTCAACTTTGGCTTCTTTACATCCGAATATATTGACTCTGCTAAATTAATAATGTGAGTAATGGTTTTCCTTGCAGTCCtatcaaattaaaactaaataaataaaaaaaaatatgtattgttTTATGATTGCATAGATATTGTTTAATTAAGTCGTAATAAATTAAGTACCAACCTTATTTAAGTTTGAAATATTATTTACATAAACATCAATAATTAGAGTACTATATGCACTATAATTTCGTGCTTCTAAAATTACATGACTATTAATGCAGTAATCTTTTTCTGATTTTCATAATGTATTTACAATTTTCATGGACAACGAGTGATTAGTTATCGGTGATAACTCAAGTGTAGTCGACTCTATATAAAGTTTATATTTGAGAgctattagatgaaaatttagtcaaatcaatcaaatcatttaacgactcTTACCTATCAATTTCCCGTAAAGTCGACTGCAATTGAATTTTTACCTTAATTAAAGATATTATGAGTGACTATATGGAGAAATGATCAATAGGCCCTAACAATGAATTATATGTTATGATGACATTACATACAGTAGCCACCAAAATGATTATGGGGGCACATGATAATGCTGATTACAAGACATGTAAATAATTGGCATACTTTCTTTTATATGAATAATCCGATATGCATTAACTGTAATTAATTGATTACATCTTTGTTCCTTTATTAAACCTTTAATTTATTAGGTATTGGTGCTCCTTAACTAACAGAGTTATGCTCTGTTACGTTGTTGTGCTGATTTGGGTTGGGGAACCGGAAACACATTTGAAAGCACATTATTGGGTGAGTGTTTCAGATAGAGAAAGAAATCGTAATCGGTGGGTAGTATTTACATTTGAAGTAGTTCATGTCCCAATTTCTGATGCTCAATTTTGTGTGCTACGTGTACGCCGGTAAATCTGGAAAATGATTGTCtaccattatatttttatttatttatgtcatTATGTACATACATGTCtcgagtttaattaatttttgtcttCTTTTTATTAACTTACACATACCATGTGTATAcggtatataattatatatacatgCATGCTATTGTAAGATTTAATTTTCATAGTGGTGAGTGATGAATACTTTCGTATCGGTGTGTATGTCAATTATAAGCATAATCATATAAAAAGAATAATGTAGGAAGTGTGGGTCATGCGTGTGGGTTCATTCCTTAGTGGTGTGGTGTCTCATGGCATGTGTAATTTGTACGCTACGTTGGGGACTTGAGGCTGCCACAAAGAAATATATGAGGGTCCGGTTGGTACCTGAACCTCCTCATATATACTCATGTTTTATTCTTGGTGGTATCAAgtaataaacaataaaatcaacTTGGATCGGTCGAGTAGTCATTTACTCATTCGTTTAAATaagtgttaaaaatttaaatcttgtGTTGTGAATGCAACAATTTATTAACTAACAGTAGATTCTTAAATATAGCTTAAATTAGTGCTTGACCGGACGAATTGAAAGATACAGTGACAAACAAAAAGTAATAAAcaataagtataaaaaattaacttttatttagttaataataataaattttttattttaaaattattttttaatttttaagaattttaaatttaaaatataaaattgtttaaaaaattaattggtaTGGACCGAAAAAATATTTCACTTTCTAGTACATCCATAATAAAAGAGTAGCTTTAAATGCATCAATGAAAAAAAATGGTATGTATACAATGCATGCttaaaaaaagaattattataatttgagtaaagtatcgtttttgtctccaacgtttggggtaagtcctatttgtgtctctaacgtttaaatcgtcctatttatatccttaacgtttataaaagtgattcaatgttatcctactatcaattatactaacaaattagattttattttttaattattctcacttggatgtattcattctcaattaggtctcatttGGATgtattcgattttaatattatatctattatttgtgtttagattcaattatgtctctagaaaagtgaattatgtaaatgttataggaattagtttcaacatttgataagctatttttcggagtagatcattaATTCTAtctcagacatttgtattctaacttcaagaagagatttttaaaacttaaactaaagcgctcatgatgtgtaattgacggcaggataacattgaatcacttttacaaacgttagagatacaaataggacgatttaaatgttagagacacaaataggatttgccctaaacgttgaggacaaaaacgatactttactcttataatttttatttttcatcaaattttttttaagagagaTATTGTATATTATTGGAAAAAACTACTAATGgaagaataaaattcaaaaacactaaaaacatagtcatgaaaaaaaaaaattaatcattttgttaaatttaatttgtcGAACAAATCAAATATTGTATATAGATATATACTACTTGACAAATTTGTGTGTTTATGTGGATAATTCTAAAAGTAATTTCATACTTCATTTTTAGTTTGCCGAGAAATGATAAATATATAGTTTGAAAAAATACgattaaaatttaataacaaattaCAGCCTAAAGAAGAGATGATTAAAACTTAGATTTTTGAATGAGTTGGAGGCAGCCATATAATATAATCACAGACTCAGAGCACCCAGCTTTGGTAGTGGGGACTTCAGCCTCTGCTGGTAATGAACATGATTATTCATTTTGATTCACGTGTCTTGTTTGCTTTGGTTGAATGAAAGTAGGGTAAATCTAAAAGAGGGAACAGTGCCAATTAAGGAAGAAAAGGTGATTGCTTGGGTAGACTTTGCTTAGAAAACAAGCTTGATTTCATGTCAGCTTTAGAAAACATTATTAGCAGTAATGCGTGgtgtattaattattttaattttggtatGTTTGCTATCTAGCTTAATTTATACTTAATTATATGTCGAAAATTAAAGCTaagtaaaatattaataaataatcagaataaaataattaaaacagcATTTTAGTAGTTAAACGAATACATTTCACTACTAATTCTTATCCATGCACATATCTTAAGTATCAGGTTTGGTTGGACTTTCACTTGGCATTGGTTGCACTTCAAAATAAATTTGAAGAGTATTAATGTTGGAGAAAGTGTAAGGgtcaacatttttattaaaatttggttaatatttaactaacaaaaaaaataattttatattattaaatataattttatactattaaaaatattataaattacaaaatatattGGCTCTTTAATACTCCTCtttataaattgaaaaagaagaagtaaaaaATACAAACATTTATTACTCCAATTTTGTTAAGTAATCCAACATTTTTCAGCCAACGTACACTATAATTACCTAACAAGTAACGGATGAACAAACTAGAAAGATTAggatagaaaaatttaaaaaaataaatatttattgcaaaaaaaaaaagtaggtaCTCTTTTTCCGTATTACTTATATCATCCTCCATTTCATATTgttgataataaattaataatatattacatccataaatgaatatatttaagtaaaaacaaaaatatttaataacaaaaataaattagttaaaatttatcttatttaatttaatatttattatttatcgtgataattaataaatattaaatcaaataaattcggactattatttttgtttttctagcaTTACCATACAAGCAACTAACATGAAAAATACATAGAGATTATAATTTAACGTAGTTGACTGATGAATTCAAAACTTGAGAAAGTGATTAGTTAAGTTGCTCCATTATTGCATGAGAAAATTGATAGCGGTGGTTACTTGTTATAATGACAATAATGAAATGTTTGGTGTCAGATCAATAACAAACGTTAGAGATTTGGTAGGGTATAGTTTATTTAAAGGTCGATGCTTTTGCGATCTTAGACGATGATGCTACTTTCCAGCTTACTTTTGTTAGCTGGCTTCTTTTCCTTTTGCTACCTTTATATTCATTCCCATTAATTATTCTCGAGTCCTAAATCAACAGAGACTAGCCTGTTCTTTTCTTAATTGCCTCCTCCATTGTAAAAGAAACTAATAAGAATTCTTGCATAGCACTTGCTGTTTTATTTGACACGTACAACCTTATAGTAGGAGCAACATCGTTGTTATTCAGTTTCTtcatatttgtccttttctcattTCAAGTTTTTTTTGCCCAACAATTAGCTAATAATATTTCAAATGTAAGCTAAAAGTAtattgagaaattgagttaatgacTAAAATTACGgatcaaaaacaataaaaagtaaaatatcgtTGTTGTCTCTAACGTTAGGGGTAAATTCTATTTATGTCTCTAACGTCGTCCTATTTGTATTCTTAaagtttgtaaaagtgattcaatgttatcctgccgtcaattacacatcatgggtgttttagtttgagttttaaaaatctcttcttgaagttagaatacaaatgtctgggatagaatcgatgatctactccgaaaaatagctcatcaaatgttgaaactaattcctacaacatttacataattcacttttctagagacataattgaatctaaacataaatagtgggtataatattaaaatcgaatacATCCAAATGAGACATAATTGAGAATAAATAcgtaagaataattaaaaaatataatatgatttgttagtataattgatagtaggataacattgaatcacttttattaACGTTAAGAatacaaataagacgatttaaacgttagaaaTACAAATAGGACTTTAGGAACAAAAACTATACTTTACTCAACAATCAATTATGTTAGCTCTCTAGCATTATTCTATATCGATCAGCCCTTTTTACATTAATTAACATGTATATTGTTTgtcattttattataaaaaaataaagttattgcTATTGACAACATTAATGAAATTTAAAAGTACTTAAAAAAACTTAGATTCGCTGCTAGTGCCTAATAGTAGTCAACCGTTCCTTTAATTGAGTGATAAGATATATAGATGCAATGATTAATTAGGGAAGAGTAAGATTAATTTCACCTGATATTCATTTAATTTAAGGATATGTAACGATCTAACTAAAGTGGTAGTTGGGTGGTAATATGTGTGATGTGAACAAGCTAAGGCAGAGAAATAGTTTACATCTTGATTTCACTGGTTTTCTGGTGTCACGTAGATATCATTGTTCTTCATTcacttttttcttctttaaaaCGGTAATCAATCATAATGGGGAATGCAACATAGCTAAGAAACGAGATTCATATATAAAGACTTCTCTTGATAAAATTAGTACATCAAAAGATTCATTCGTTTAAACATAGCAACATGAAGCCGCATAATTCATCGCGGATTTGAGCTTCATTTAAGGGTTTGTGAGTTGCGGCATGTATAAGGCAGGATTCGAACTTCAACATATGCTTAACCAGACTGAAGAACTAACCATTAGATCAACCTAATTTTGGTAAAAAGTTGACaatttaaatacttttttattttaacaataaaaaattacttattttaaaaaaaagatttttttgatctgtgaattggacaacccccaatcctagATACTCCAATGAATTGAACAACCctcaatccaaaaaaaatttcgaTACATGATTTAATTGGAGAACCAAATAAATACTTTGGGTTTTGGACAATAATCCATTACTTTTCGT
This window harbors:
- the LOC112777080 gene encoding uncharacterized protein is translated as MMDRATILFAGFVCIVTAAGVAAQQQQQSPPTPPTPTTTTPSPPTSTPAPPTPPSSPAPPTPPSSPAPPVQSSPPQQQQSSPPPQQQSSPPPQQQSSPPPAATPPPVTSSPPPASPPPASPPPASPPPFSPPPATPPPAVPPPAVPPPALTPTPLSSPPATSPAPLKSTAPALSPVPALSPAAGAPGPSLASLAPVSDSSGVEKLWSSKKMVGSFGLGSALLSLLL